One genomic region from Leifsonia poae encodes:
- a CDS encoding ROK family protein, which translates to MKPLSSSSAGADLGAGGAVLAFDVGGTDMKAALVDGAGAIRALERRHTPHDGEHTAEAVVAAVAELSARFRAEHPEIEPRALGLLVPGHVDDVAGVGIFSENLDWHDFPFRDRVEEAVGLPVSFSHDVRGAGEAEHRLGAAAPYDDVVVMAIGTGIAGAIFVDGKLYAGGGMAGEMGHSRVADGPDCACGGRGCLEAVASAAAIARRYTAASGRAASGAKEVLERARAGDQDAIEVWESALDALALGLSHTVALLAPQAIVLGGGLAQAGPALFEPLTARLDALLTFHRRPQLLPASIGEDAGVIGAALRARDLLATRTPLEAGA; encoded by the coding sequence GTGAAACCTCTGTCGTCCTCTTCTGCCGGCGCCGATCTCGGCGCCGGCGGCGCTGTACTCGCCTTCGATGTGGGCGGCACCGATATGAAAGCCGCTCTGGTAGACGGCGCCGGTGCGATCCGTGCGCTCGAGCGTCGGCACACGCCGCACGACGGCGAACACACCGCCGAAGCCGTGGTGGCCGCGGTCGCCGAGCTGTCCGCCAGGTTCCGTGCCGAGCATCCTGAGATCGAACCGCGCGCGCTCGGTCTGCTCGTCCCTGGCCACGTGGACGACGTCGCCGGTGTCGGGATCTTCTCCGAGAATCTCGATTGGCACGACTTCCCTTTCCGCGATCGCGTGGAGGAGGCCGTCGGTCTGCCGGTCTCGTTCAGCCACGACGTGCGCGGCGCGGGCGAGGCCGAACACCGGCTCGGCGCGGCCGCACCGTACGACGACGTCGTGGTCATGGCCATCGGCACGGGAATCGCCGGCGCGATCTTCGTCGACGGAAAGCTGTATGCCGGCGGCGGTATGGCCGGCGAGATGGGCCATTCGCGGGTGGCCGACGGCCCCGACTGCGCCTGCGGCGGCCGTGGCTGCCTCGAGGCGGTCGCCTCGGCCGCCGCCATCGCCCGCCGCTATACGGCCGCCTCTGGCCGGGCCGCCTCCGGCGCTAAAGAGGTGCTCGAACGAGCGCGAGCCGGCGACCAGGATGCGATCGAGGTCTGGGAGAGCGCACTCGACGCGCTCGCCCTCGGGCTCTCGCACACTGTCGCCCTGCTCGCCCCCCAGGCGATCGTGCTCGGCGGCGGCCTGGCGCAGGCCGGCCCCGCCCTGTTCGAGCCCCTGACCGCGCGACTCGACGCGCTCCTCACCTTCCACCGCCGTCCTCAGCTCCTCCCGGCCAGCATCGGCGAAGACGCGGGCGTGATCGGTGCCGCCTTGCGTGCGCGTGACCTTCTCGCCACCCGCACGCCCCTGGAGGCCGGCGCGTGA
- a CDS encoding extracellular solute-binding protein, translating to MKKSLRWGAAIAIASAATMTLASCGFGGGSNSSSGDAKTLNLMVASYSDNTKAEWQQIIKDFEAKNTDIKVNLDVEAWTDINNVIKTKIQANKQPDILNIDAFAGFEADNLLYPAKDIVDAKTLADFQPAFAKNASIDGTQYGLPFIASARALFYNKDLFAKAGISEPPKTWDELEADATKLKNSGTVGYGMPLGAEEAQAETAIWFYGAGGGYGDAKTLTIDSPENVTGATEMQKLIKAGVTEQNPGSTNRTPLMNVFIQGQVGMQIGLPPIVGQIKKSNPNLNYGIAPIPTKDGSAFTLGVADHLMAFKNKTDKTDSIKKFLDYFYTPAVYTKWVGAEGFLPTTKSGAEEMGTDATIKPFLDLLPNAKFYPSTNPNWAAAQGAIQSQIGQLGQGADPSALLKAIQAKADGK from the coding sequence ATGAAGAAGTCTCTGCGATGGGGGGCGGCGATCGCGATCGCGTCGGCCGCCACCATGACACTCGCGTCCTGTGGATTCGGGGGCGGCTCCAACAGCTCGTCCGGCGACGCGAAGACGCTCAACCTGATGGTGGCGAGCTACTCCGACAACACCAAGGCGGAGTGGCAGCAGATCATCAAGGACTTCGAGGCGAAGAACACCGACATCAAGGTGAACCTCGATGTCGAAGCGTGGACCGACATCAACAACGTCATCAAGACGAAGATCCAGGCGAACAAGCAGCCGGACATCCTCAACATCGACGCCTTCGCCGGATTCGAGGCGGACAACCTGCTCTACCCGGCCAAAGACATCGTCGACGCGAAGACCCTCGCCGACTTCCAGCCTGCGTTCGCCAAGAACGCCAGTATCGACGGAACCCAGTACGGTCTGCCGTTCATCGCCTCGGCCCGTGCACTGTTCTACAACAAAGACCTCTTCGCCAAGGCGGGAATCAGCGAACCGCCCAAGACCTGGGACGAGCTGGAAGCCGACGCTACCAAGCTGAAGAACTCCGGAACCGTCGGCTACGGCATGCCGCTCGGTGCCGAAGAGGCGCAGGCCGAGACCGCGATCTGGTTCTACGGCGCCGGCGGGGGATACGGCGACGCGAAGACCCTCACCATCGACAGCCCCGAGAACGTGACCGGCGCCACCGAGATGCAGAAGCTGATCAAGGCGGGCGTCACGGAGCAGAACCCGGGCTCGACGAACCGCACTCCGCTGATGAACGTCTTCATCCAGGGGCAGGTCGGCATGCAGATCGGCCTGCCGCCGATCGTCGGCCAGATCAAGAAGAGCAACCCGAACCTCAACTACGGCATCGCGCCGATCCCCACCAAAGACGGTTCGGCGTTCACCCTGGGTGTCGCCGACCACCTGATGGCGTTCAAGAACAAGACCGACAAGACCGACTCGATCAAGAAGTTCCTCGACTACTTCTACACTCCCGCGGTCTACACCAAGTGGGTCGGAGCCGAAGGCTTCCTGCCCACTACCAAGTCGGGCGCTGAGGAGATGGGAACGGATGCGACGATCAAACCGTTCCTCGACCTGCTGCCGAACGCGAAGTTCTACCCGTCGACGAACCCGAACTGGGCGGCGGCGCAGGGTGCCATCCAGAGCCAGATCGGTCAGCTGGGCCAGGGCGCAGACCCGTCCGCCCTGCTGAAGGCGATCCAGGCGAAAGCCGACGGCAAGTAG
- a CDS encoding class II fructose-bisphosphate aldolase produces the protein MPLVSTADLLHAAAARRTGIGAFNVIHLETAEALVAAAEDARLPVILQISQNCVSYHGGLEPIARATLAVAAGSQANVAVHLDHAEDEQLTRQAIDLGFGSVMYDGAKLDYERNVEATIRVVEYAHANDVLVEAELGEIGGKDGAHAPGVRTDPGEARRFVDETGVDALAVAVGSSHAMTERTATLDLDLIERLHAAVPVPLVLHGSSGASDETIVSAIRSGITKVNVSTHLNGFFTDAVRRFLSANPEVVDSRKYLREGRSAVAAEAARLLTLFAVTESATPGRAHT, from the coding sequence ATGCCGCTCGTCTCCACCGCCGACCTCCTGCACGCCGCCGCCGCCCGACGCACGGGGATCGGCGCGTTCAACGTCATCCACCTCGAAACGGCCGAAGCACTCGTGGCCGCAGCGGAGGATGCCAGGCTGCCGGTCATCCTGCAGATCTCGCAGAACTGCGTCTCGTACCACGGCGGCCTGGAGCCGATCGCCCGCGCCACGCTCGCCGTGGCGGCCGGATCGCAGGCGAACGTCGCGGTGCACCTCGACCACGCCGAAGACGAGCAGCTCACCCGACAGGCCATCGACCTCGGTTTCGGCTCGGTGATGTACGACGGCGCCAAGCTCGACTATGAGCGGAACGTGGAGGCGACCATCCGCGTGGTGGAGTACGCCCACGCGAACGACGTCCTCGTGGAAGCCGAGCTCGGCGAGATCGGCGGAAAGGACGGCGCTCACGCCCCCGGCGTGCGCACCGACCCCGGCGAAGCACGCCGCTTCGTCGACGAGACCGGCGTCGACGCCCTCGCTGTCGCCGTCGGCAGCTCCCACGCGATGACGGAGCGCACCGCCACGCTCGACCTGGACCTCATCGAGCGTCTGCACGCGGCTGTTCCCGTTCCCCTCGTGTTGCACGGCTCATCCGGGGCCTCAGATGAGACGATCGTCTCGGCGATCCGTTCCGGCATCACCAAGGTCAACGTCTCCACCCACCTGAATGGCTTCTTCACCGACGCCGTCCGCCGCTTTCTGAGCGCGAACCCCGAGGTGGTCGACTCGCGCAAATATCTGCGCGAAGGGCGTTCCGCGGTGGCAGCCGAAGCGGCCCGTCTCCTCACGCTGTTCGCTGTGACGGAATCGGCCACACCCGGGAGGGCACACACGTGA
- a CDS encoding phosphoribosylanthranilate isomerase produces MWVKVCGLRDRETVDAAVGAGADAVGFVFAPGSVRTVPAVDAAPLVAHARERGVLTVGVFRNQPLAEVVALAELSGVAVVQLHGAEPAADHRELRERGWPTIRAMAARDYAPEREVAPHPADHLLLDAPEPGAGRLFDGGGLVERPPSRDWVLAGGLTPGNVAERIRTLRPWGVDVSSGVESSPGVKSVTLVREFVHAAQQGETEAPLFSTEAPLFSGESPRR; encoded by the coding sequence ATGTGGGTGAAGGTGTGCGGTCTGCGCGATCGGGAGACGGTCGACGCCGCCGTCGGCGCGGGTGCGGATGCGGTCGGTTTCGTCTTCGCGCCGGGCAGCGTGCGCACCGTTCCCGCGGTCGACGCGGCGCCTCTCGTCGCGCACGCCCGGGAGCGCGGCGTGCTCACGGTCGGCGTCTTCCGCAACCAGCCGCTGGCGGAGGTCGTCGCGCTCGCCGAGCTGTCCGGCGTCGCCGTGGTGCAGCTTCACGGCGCCGAGCCGGCCGCCGATCATCGGGAGCTCCGTGAGCGGGGGTGGCCGACCATCCGGGCGATGGCGGCTCGCGACTATGCGCCGGAGCGCGAGGTGGCTCCCCACCCGGCGGACCACCTGCTGCTCGACGCCCCCGAACCGGGCGCGGGGCGGCTTTTCGACGGCGGCGGGCTCGTCGAGCGGCCGCCGAGCCGGGACTGGGTGCTGGCGGGCGGACTGACGCCGGGGAATGTCGCCGAGCGCATCCGAACCCTGCGGCCCTGGGGCGTCGACGTGTCGAGCGGGGTCGAGAGCTCGCCGGGGGTGAAATCCGTGACCTTGGTCAGGGAGTTCGTCCACGCCGCGCAGCAGGGCGAAACCGAGGCACCCCTGTTTTCAACCGAGGCACCCCTGTTTTCAGGTGAATCGCCGCGACGGTGA
- a CDS encoding SIS domain-containing protein: protein MEAELSSQPETWARAAELRDEQKLLPSAGERVAIVGCGTSWFMAQSYAALRESAGLGVTDAFAASEAPTGSSIFAGREYDAVVAITRSGTTTEVLELLDLVRASGAKTRTIGIVGDPQTPLVDLVDEVVKLPFADEQSVVQTRFATTALAFLRASLGENLDAAIADAAAAVSEELDDALLGADQYTFLGANWTVGLAHEAALKMREASQSWTESYPAKEYRHGPIAIAAPGRVTWMFGHAPQGLADDVAATGAHFENSQLDGLADLIRAQRVSLARARRFELDPDSPRNLTRSVILAS from the coding sequence ATGGAAGCCGAGCTGAGCTCGCAGCCCGAGACCTGGGCTCGCGCCGCCGAACTGCGCGACGAGCAGAAACTGCTCCCCTCCGCCGGCGAGCGCGTCGCCATCGTCGGCTGCGGAACCTCGTGGTTCATGGCGCAGTCCTACGCCGCGCTCCGCGAGAGCGCCGGACTCGGCGTCACCGACGCGTTCGCCGCCTCGGAGGCGCCGACGGGATCGTCGATCTTCGCCGGGCGCGAGTACGACGCCGTCGTCGCCATCACCCGCTCGGGCACCACGACCGAGGTCCTCGAACTGCTCGACCTGGTGCGCGCATCCGGTGCCAAGACCCGCACGATCGGCATCGTCGGCGACCCGCAGACACCCCTCGTCGACCTCGTCGACGAGGTGGTGAAGCTGCCCTTCGCCGATGAGCAGTCGGTGGTTCAGACCCGTTTCGCCACCACCGCGCTCGCCTTCCTCCGCGCCTCCCTCGGCGAGAACCTCGATGCCGCCATCGCCGACGCAGCGGCCGCTGTCTCCGAGGAGCTCGACGACGCCCTACTCGGCGCCGACCAGTACACGTTCCTCGGCGCCAACTGGACTGTCGGACTGGCCCACGAGGCCGCGCTCAAGATGCGCGAGGCCTCCCAGTCGTGGACCGAGTCCTACCCGGCCAAGGAGTACCGCCACGGCCCCATCGCGATCGCCGCCCCTGGGCGCGTGACCTGGATGTTCGGGCACGCTCCGCAGGGGCTGGCCGACGATGTCGCCGCGACCGGCGCTCACTTCGAGAACAGCCAGCTGGACGGACTCGCCGATCTCATCCGGGCGCAGCGGGTGTCGCTCGCACGGGCCCGCCGCTTCGAACTCGACCCGGACAGCCCCCGCAACCTCACGCGATCTGTCATTCTGGCCTCGTGA
- a CDS encoding low temperature requirement protein A, which yields MASVGFVRDLIRPDTGHGAHRVTYVELFFDLVFVFAITQLSHILLHQQTGLDLLHTVMLAAAVWWVWVFTTWAANWLNPETGWVRGLLIVLMLLGMLLSSAIPEAFGDKAALFAFSLVLMQLTRSVFTFLAFARDHPEHAVNFIRITVWHVLPGVFWIAGALAPEQARLWLWLVALLIDYLGPRIRFWTPGLGPSPLSTWNVSGEHMAERVSLFLIIVLGESIIVTGTAFAEHPLDGEHVLAFLAAFAGTVLLWLLYFNHGERGGSEFISNAPERGMIAQTAYTYIPLLMILGVVLAAVADGLILEHPSGAAGLWLAWLACAASAVYLLGNLLFRRAVGGRWLYGNLAGIVVLVGLAVAGPLLSALALSWLVNVVLFGVVVAEEVVWRREAGRAA from the coding sequence ATGGCATCCGTGGGCTTCGTTCGAGACCTCATCCGACCCGACACCGGGCACGGGGCGCACCGGGTCACCTACGTCGAACTCTTCTTCGATCTCGTGTTCGTCTTCGCGATCACGCAGCTCTCGCACATCCTGCTGCACCAGCAGACCGGCCTCGACCTCCTGCACACTGTCATGCTCGCCGCGGCCGTCTGGTGGGTGTGGGTGTTCACCACATGGGCGGCCAACTGGCTCAACCCCGAGACCGGGTGGGTGCGCGGGCTGCTCATCGTGCTGATGCTGCTCGGGATGTTGCTCTCCAGCGCCATCCCCGAAGCGTTCGGCGACAAGGCCGCGCTGTTCGCCTTCTCTCTGGTGCTCATGCAGCTGACCCGGAGCGTCTTCACCTTCCTCGCCTTCGCGCGCGACCACCCCGAGCACGCGGTCAATTTCATCCGCATCACCGTGTGGCACGTGCTGCCGGGTGTGTTCTGGATCGCCGGCGCCCTCGCACCGGAACAGGCCAGGCTCTGGCTCTGGCTGGTGGCGCTGCTGATCGACTATCTCGGTCCGCGCATCCGGTTCTGGACGCCCGGGCTCGGACCCTCGCCGCTGAGCACCTGGAACGTCTCAGGCGAGCACATGGCCGAGCGGGTCAGTCTCTTCCTCATCATCGTGCTCGGCGAATCCATCATCGTCACGGGCACGGCGTTCGCCGAACATCCCCTCGACGGGGAGCATGTGCTCGCCTTCCTCGCGGCGTTCGCCGGAACAGTGCTGCTCTGGCTGCTCTACTTCAACCACGGCGAGCGCGGCGGCAGCGAGTTCATCTCGAACGCGCCGGAGCGGGGGATGATCGCCCAGACGGCGTACACATACATCCCCTTGCTGATGATCCTCGGCGTCGTGCTGGCGGCGGTGGCCGACGGGCTGATCCTCGAGCATCCGTCGGGCGCGGCCGGTCTCTGGCTCGCCTGGCTCGCCTGCGCAGCTTCGGCCGTGTACCTGCTCGGCAATCTGCTGTTCCGGCGCGCGGTCGGCGGCCGCTGGCTGTACGGCAACCTGGCCGGCATCGTCGTTCTGGTCGGACTCGCAGTGGCGGGGCCGCTGCTGTCGGCGCTGGCCCTGAGCTGGCTCGTGAACGTCGTCCTGTTCGGTGTGGTCGTCGCCGAGGAAGTCGTGTGGCGCAGGGAGGCGGGCCGGGCTGCGTAG
- a CDS encoding 1-phosphofructokinase family hexose kinase gives MILTVTPNPAIDVTYRVSALDIGESHRVSPATRAGGKGINVARVIAQTGGHAFALTTAGGAAGLRLADDLQASGLPHELIPVAAPTRSSVAIVDGASGLTTIFNETGDPLSEKEWTAFDDAVDRLAVAATCLVGSGSLPPGAPIDFYARLVRVASTCGIPSIVDATGPGLLLAAEAGADVLKPNRRELAESTGEDDPIVGAARLLERGAGLVLVSLGEQGMLAVPASNPSRALRAALPQPLHGNATGAGDAGVAAVAACLAAGITDPATLLSRATAWSAAAVLAPLAGELDPSYADLETRLELTPYPQKAD, from the coding sequence GTGATCCTCACCGTCACCCCCAACCCGGCGATCGACGTCACCTACCGGGTGTCCGCCCTCGACATCGGCGAATCCCACCGGGTCTCTCCGGCCACGCGCGCCGGGGGCAAGGGGATCAATGTCGCCCGCGTCATCGCCCAGACCGGCGGGCATGCGTTCGCGCTGACCACCGCCGGGGGCGCTGCGGGTCTCCGACTCGCCGACGACCTGCAGGCGAGCGGGCTTCCGCATGAGCTGATCCCGGTCGCGGCGCCGACCCGCAGCAGCGTCGCGATCGTCGACGGCGCGAGCGGGCTCACCACGATCTTCAACGAGACCGGCGACCCCCTGAGCGAGAAAGAGTGGACGGCGTTCGACGACGCCGTTGACAGGCTCGCCGTCGCCGCCACCTGTCTCGTCGGCTCGGGAAGCCTCCCGCCCGGTGCGCCCATCGACTTCTACGCGCGGCTCGTGCGCGTCGCCTCCACCTGCGGCATCCCGAGCATCGTGGATGCCACCGGCCCGGGTCTGCTGCTCGCGGCCGAAGCGGGCGCCGACGTTCTCAAGCCGAACCGCAGGGAGCTGGCCGAAAGCACCGGCGAAGACGACCCGATCGTCGGCGCGGCCCGCCTGCTCGAGCGGGGCGCCGGGCTCGTCCTCGTCTCCCTGGGCGAACAGGGGATGCTCGCTGTTCCAGCCTCGAACCCGTCTCGAGCTCTGCGCGCCGCGCTCCCCCAGCCGCTGCACGGCAACGCCACAGGCGCCGGAGACGCCGGTGTCGCCGCCGTCGCCGCTTGTCTGGCAGCCGGCATCACCGACCCCGCGACGCTTCTCAGCCGTGCCACCGCCTGGTCGGCGGCGGCCGTTCTCGCGCCACTCGCCGGCGAACTCGACCCGTCGTATGCCGACCTCGAAACCCGACTCGAACTCACCCCATACCCCCAGAAAGCCGACTGA
- a CDS encoding DeoR/GlpR family DNA-binding transcription regulator yields MNRAERLNAVLDLLAESGQVEVEDIVVKLDVSAATARRDLDALASQQLLTRTRGGAVGQSVAYDLPIRYKREQHAPEKLRIAQAASALVPRGSVVGLCGGTTSTAVATVLGSRPDLMEPSPHPNLTVVTNAINIAAQLVMRPQIKTVVTGGVVHARSYELVGPYSDVVLEKITMDIAFIGVNGIDAVVGATVHDEGEASVNSLMARRATRAIVVADSSKIGRKAFATLGGPKILTTLITDSGITAEQRAEFADHGIEVIVA; encoded by the coding sequence ATGAACAGGGCCGAGCGGTTGAACGCGGTGCTCGACCTCCTCGCCGAGTCGGGTCAGGTCGAGGTGGAGGACATCGTCGTCAAGCTCGACGTCTCGGCCGCCACCGCCCGCCGCGACCTCGACGCCCTCGCCTCCCAGCAGCTGCTCACCCGCACTCGCGGCGGCGCGGTCGGCCAGTCGGTGGCCTACGACCTCCCCATCCGCTATAAGCGCGAGCAGCACGCCCCCGAGAAGCTGCGCATCGCCCAGGCGGCCAGCGCGCTCGTTCCGCGCGGCTCCGTCGTCGGCCTGTGCGGTGGCACCACGAGCACCGCCGTCGCGACGGTGCTCGGGTCGCGACCCGATCTGATGGAGCCGTCGCCGCATCCGAATCTCACCGTCGTCACCAATGCGATCAACATCGCGGCCCAGCTGGTGATGCGACCGCAGATCAAGACGGTCGTCACCGGCGGAGTGGTCCACGCCCGCTCCTACGAGCTCGTCGGCCCCTACAGCGATGTCGTGCTGGAGAAGATCACGATGGATATCGCCTTCATCGGCGTCAACGGCATCGACGCCGTCGTCGGCGCCACGGTGCACGACGAGGGCGAGGCGAGCGTCAACTCGCTCATGGCGCGGCGGGCCACCCGGGCGATCGTCGTCGCCGACTCCAGCAAGATCGGCCGCAAGGCCTTCGCCACCCTCGGCGGGCCCAAGATCCTCACCACCCTGATCACCGACAGCGGTATCACCGCCGAGCAGCGGGCCGAGTTCGCCGATCACGGCATCGAGGTGATCGTCGCATGA
- the nagA gene encoding N-acetylglucosamine-6-phosphate deacetylase has protein sequence MTGATIVHSARLVADGRLHPDGWLRFQAGTTTDVGSGGGWRSAIADDPSVSVVDANGAWLTPGFIDIHVHGGGGAAFDDGADSIRTALDLHQQHGTTRVVVSLVTAPVDALAERVSAVASLTATDPRVLGSHLEGPFLDIAHKGAHDPALLHSASTADIERLLEAAHGTLRQITLAPELPGGLDAVRAFSSAGVAVAVGHTGADYRQTRDAFEAGASILTHAFNGMDGIHHRAPGPVAAATRTPGVTIEIINDGVHVHPEVVRMTFASAPGRVALITDAMAAAGARDGDYILGSLAVAVRDGVARLVEGGSIAGSTLTLDSALRRAVTEVGIPVEDAVRALSETPARAIGRGHDLGRLAPGYAADVLLLDDDFHVIRSWTDGVPLPAPLPR, from the coding sequence ATGACGGGCGCCACCATCGTGCACTCCGCCCGGTTGGTCGCCGACGGGCGCCTCCACCCCGATGGCTGGCTGCGGTTCCAGGCCGGCACGACCACCGACGTCGGTTCCGGCGGCGGCTGGCGCTCCGCCATCGCCGACGACCCCTCCGTGTCGGTCGTCGACGCCAACGGCGCCTGGCTCACCCCCGGGTTCATCGACATCCACGTGCACGGCGGAGGCGGGGCGGCCTTCGATGACGGCGCCGACAGCATCCGGACGGCCCTCGACCTCCACCAGCAGCACGGCACGACCCGGGTCGTCGTCTCGCTCGTCACCGCGCCGGTGGATGCGCTCGCCGAGCGTGTCTCGGCCGTCGCGTCGCTGACAGCGACAGACCCGCGCGTTCTGGGCTCGCACTTGGAGGGCCCCTTCCTCGACATCGCCCACAAGGGCGCCCACGACCCGGCCCTGCTCCACTCCGCCTCCACCGCCGACATCGAGCGTCTGCTCGAAGCCGCCCACGGCACTCTGCGCCAGATCACGCTCGCCCCCGAACTCCCCGGGGGGCTGGATGCGGTCCGCGCGTTCAGTTCCGCCGGCGTCGCGGTCGCGGTCGGGCACACCGGCGCGGACTACCGCCAGACGCGGGACGCCTTCGAGGCGGGCGCGAGCATCCTGACGCATGCCTTCAACGGTATGGACGGCATCCACCACCGCGCGCCCGGCCCCGTGGCCGCCGCTACGCGCACGCCGGGGGTGACCATCGAGATCATCAACGACGGTGTCCACGTGCACCCCGAGGTGGTGCGGATGACGTTCGCCTCCGCCCCGGGACGCGTCGCTCTGATCACCGACGCGATGGCCGCCGCCGGCGCCCGCGACGGCGACTACATCCTCGGCTCGCTCGCCGTCGCCGTGCGCGACGGTGTCGCACGCCTCGTCGAGGGCGGATCGATCGCCGGCTCGACGCTCACCCTCGACAGTGCCCTGCGACGCGCCGTGACCGAGGTGGGCATCCCTGTGGAGGATGCGGTGCGAGCCCTCAGCGAAACCCCTGCGCGGGCGATCGGGCGCGGGCACGACCTCGGGCGGCTCGCCCCCGGATACGCCGCCGATGTGCTCTTGCTCGACGACGACTTCCACGTCATCCGCTCCTGGACGGACGGCGTTCCCCTGCCCGCGCCCCTGCCCCGCTAG